One Luoshenia tenuis DNA window includes the following coding sequences:
- a CDS encoding SH3 domain-containing protein, whose amino-acid sequence MPFIYLSPSTQEFNQYVTGGNEEQYMNLIADAMEPYLIASGIQFTRNTPQMTAASSIVQSNAGNYDLHLALHSNAAPAALSGMIRGSDVYYYPTSASSRRAADIIAANLRDIYPIPSLVRTLPTTTIGEVARTRAPAVLIEFAYHDNVEDATWIKNNIETIAQNVVLSLTEYFGIPFVQPQPWLNGRVVTQGSPLNIRAYPSLDAAVIGQAQNGDVITVVGEWQGWYVVHYNGRVGYASADYIDI is encoded by the coding sequence ATGCCCTTTATCTACTTGAGCCCGTCCACCCAGGAATTTAACCAGTATGTCACCGGCGGCAATGAGGAGCAATACATGAACCTGATCGCTGACGCGATGGAGCCTTATCTCATTGCCAGCGGCATCCAGTTCACCCGCAATACGCCGCAAATGACGGCCGCGTCCTCCATCGTACAGTCCAACGCCGGCAATTACGACCTGCACCTGGCGCTGCATTCCAACGCCGCACCGGCTGCGCTATCGGGAATGATCCGCGGCAGCGACGTATATTATTATCCCACCAGCGCCTCCAGCCGGCGGGCAGCCGATATTATCGCGGCCAACCTGCGGGATATTTATCCCATTCCCAGCCTGGTGCGCACCCTGCCTACCACCACCATAGGCGAAGTAGCCCGCACCCGCGCGCCTGCGGTGCTGATCGAATTTGCCTATCACGACAATGTAGAGGACGCCACCTGGATCAAAAACAATATCGAAACCATTGCGCAAAACGTCGTGCTCTCCCTGACGGAGTACTTCGGCATCCCCTTTGTACAGCCCCAGCCCTGGTTAAACGGCCGGGTGGTCACCCAGGGCAGCCCGCTGAACATCCGCGCCTATCCTTCGCTGGATGCCGCCGTAATCGGCCAAGCGCAAAACGGCGACGTGATCACCGTTGTAGGCGAGTGGCAGGGTTGGTACGTGGTGCACTATAACGGCCGGGTAGGGTACGCCTCAGCCGACTATATCGACATTTAA
- a CDS encoding acyltransferase family protein, whose translation MGTSGSSRNFECIRFLRVFATLLIVYDHFIAFRFPQWLPVHAVQHFFNRPLFLIQDFGALGVSLFFIISGFLFAAQVYRTSISGILVKKIVRTILLLALATAVFYLLHLIVGLLTGAPTYWSQFNAMQWVTNAFFINYFLGLPDVINGATWFLYPLMLFWILAIPLLKLMQKKPFLSMVVYEAFLVVFFAVSKILNLQTIPELGYLYSFIPWLMFPLVGMTIAFTYQKTISIPKGLGLLVVLYLLIVQYFFSFNLPMYAEQPYIISLLFAAAIFVICLLCESKFRVNRFVRAFDRISFATYLLHMPAGSLIILTLYGILGHVSLALLLGIPVTFIVIYLFHRYVEIPVSNLLKKVAKVPVPTLPASDEGK comes from the coding sequence ATGGGCACTTCCGGCAGTTCCCGAAATTTCGAATGTATCCGCTTTTTGCGGGTATTCGCCACCCTGTTGATCGTTTACGATCACTTTATCGCCTTTCGATTTCCGCAATGGTTGCCAGTTCACGCCGTGCAGCACTTTTTCAATCGCCCTTTGTTTCTCATACAGGATTTCGGCGCGCTAGGCGTCAGCCTATTTTTTATCATCAGCGGCTTTTTATTTGCAGCGCAAGTTTACCGCACCTCTATTTCAGGCATATTGGTAAAAAAGATCGTGCGGACGATTCTTTTGCTGGCACTAGCGACCGCCGTTTTTTACCTTTTGCATTTGATCGTTGGACTGCTTACGGGAGCTCCTACCTATTGGAGCCAATTTAACGCCATGCAATGGGTGACGAACGCTTTCTTTATCAACTATTTTTTAGGGCTACCCGATGTTATCAACGGAGCAACCTGGTTTCTGTATCCGCTTATGCTGTTTTGGATTTTAGCGATCCCACTGCTGAAACTTATGCAAAAGAAACCTTTCCTTTCGATGGTTGTGTATGAGGCTTTTCTCGTAGTATTTTTCGCCGTTTCCAAAATTCTGAACCTGCAGACAATTCCCGAATTGGGCTATCTGTACAGCTTTATTCCCTGGCTCATGTTCCCGTTAGTAGGGATGACGATTGCTTTTACTTATCAAAAAACCATCAGCATCCCTAAGGGGCTGGGGCTTTTGGTCGTGCTTTATCTGCTTATCGTCCAGTATTTTTTCAGTTTCAACCTTCCCATGTATGCCGAGCAGCCCTATATCATCAGTCTGCTTTTTGCCGCTGCCATTTTTGTGATATGCTTGCTTTGCGAAAGTAAATTCAGAGTTAATCGTTTTGTGCGTGCTTTTGATCGTATCAGCTTTGCCACTTATCTACTGCACATGCCGGCGGGCAGTTTGATCATTCTAACCCTGTATGGCATCTTGGGACATGTCAGTCTAGCGCTGCTGCTCGGCATTCCCGTTACGTTTATTGTGATCTACCTTTTCCATCGGTATGTTGAAATACCTGTTTCAAACCTGTTAAAAAAGGTCGCTAAGGTGCCTGTGCCAACATTGCCGGCTTCCGATGAGGGCAAATAA
- a CDS encoding CCA tRNA nucleotidyltransferase, producing the protein MDGVYAVALPQAAAQLIGVLNAAGHAAYAVGGCVRDSLLGRTPKDWDICTDALPEQVMAAFQAYRVLPTGLKHGTVTVFAEGEGYEITTFRKEAGYSDHRHPDAVAFVSALREDLARRDFTMNAMAYHPQEGLKDYFGGVADLRCGTIRCVGQPAWRFEEDALRMMRALRFAAVYGFTIEAETARAIHACRRLLSCVAPERLRAELDALLCGAAVEKVLLAFPDVIFTLIPELAMAQGFNQHNRYHAYDVWTHTVKSVAAAPQDITLRLTMLLHDVGKPLCFTRDASGVGHFYGHPAAGAQLARGIFARLRYDRATAMQVERLVEQHCRELPPRDKPMRRALNRLGEVGVRQLLAVKRADIKAQAPAVTEERLLTLCQVERCLDEVLAQGACFTLKDLAVSGKDLLELGMQPGPDVGKTLKALLEDVLDGRLENEYEALLETVKKATE; encoded by the coding sequence ATGGACGGTGTATATGCGGTGGCGCTGCCCCAGGCGGCCGCGCAGCTGATCGGCGTGTTGAACGCGGCGGGCCATGCGGCCTACGCGGTGGGAGGCTGTGTGCGCGATAGCTTGCTCGGGCGCACGCCTAAGGACTGGGATATCTGCACCGACGCGCTGCCCGAACAGGTGATGGCGGCGTTCCAGGCGTACAGGGTCCTGCCCACGGGCCTCAAACATGGTACGGTGACGGTATTTGCAGAAGGGGAAGGTTATGAGATCACCACCTTCCGCAAAGAGGCGGGCTATAGCGACCATCGCCATCCGGATGCGGTGGCGTTTGTATCCGCCCTGCGAGAAGATCTGGCGCGGCGAGATTTTACCATGAACGCCATGGCGTACCACCCGCAAGAGGGCTTAAAGGATTATTTCGGCGGGGTGGCGGATCTCCGGTGCGGAACGATTCGCTGCGTGGGCCAACCGGCCTGGCGCTTTGAGGAAGATGCGCTGCGCATGATGCGGGCGCTGCGCTTTGCCGCGGTCTACGGGTTTACCATCGAGGCGGAGACCGCCCGGGCGATACACGCCTGCCGCCGCCTGCTCTCTTGCGTAGCGCCGGAGCGACTGCGCGCGGAGCTGGACGCCCTGTTGTGCGGCGCGGCTGTGGAAAAAGTGCTGCTGGCCTTTCCGGATGTGATCTTTACGCTGATACCCGAACTGGCGATGGCGCAGGGCTTTAACCAGCACAACCGTTACCATGCTTATGATGTTTGGACGCATACCGTCAAAAGCGTAGCGGCCGCGCCGCAGGATATAACCTTACGGCTGACGATGCTGCTGCACGATGTAGGCAAGCCGCTGTGTTTTACACGGGACGCATCCGGCGTGGGGCATTTTTACGGGCACCCTGCCGCTGGGGCGCAGCTGGCGCGGGGGATATTCGCGCGCCTGCGCTATGATAGGGCTACGGCTATGCAGGTAGAGCGCTTGGTAGAGCAGCATTGCCGCGAGCTTCCGCCGCGGGATAAACCCATGCGCCGGGCGCTGAACCGGCTAGGTGAGGTGGGGGTGCGGCAGCTGCTGGCCGTAAAACGGGCGGATATCAAGGCGCAGGCCCCCGCCGTTACAGAAGAAAGGCTATTGACTCTTTGCCAGGTGGAGCGCTGCCTGGATGAGGTGCTGGCACAGGGGGCCTGCTTTACCCTAAAGGATCTGGCGGTGAGCGGGAAAGACCTGTTGGAGCTGGGCATGCAGCCCGGCCCCGACGTGGGCAAAACCCTTAAGGCGCTGCTGGAGGATGTGCTGGACGGCCGGCTGGAAAATGAATATGAAGCGCTGCTGGAAACCGTGAAAAAGGCGACCGAATGA
- a CDS encoding HD domain-containing protein, translating to MAHLQGQLVCDMVAYEGADHGRVNHFLKVYAYARTIALQEGLDCQQQEILELAAILHDVGIKVSEEKYGSGAGKYQEIEGPPIAREMLQKRGAPLDWIERISYLVGHHHTYHDVQGMDYQILLEADFLVNIEEGGMPLNDKMRSLFKTQAGKALLRDLFGG from the coding sequence ATGGCGCATTTACAGGGGCAGCTGGTATGCGATATGGTAGCCTATGAAGGGGCGGATCACGGCAGGGTCAATCACTTTTTAAAGGTGTATGCCTATGCGCGCACCATCGCCCTGCAGGAGGGCCTGGATTGCCAGCAGCAGGAGATATTGGAGCTTGCGGCGATCCTGCACGATGTGGGTATTAAGGTCAGCGAGGAAAAGTACGGCAGCGGCGCGGGGAAATACCAAGAGATCGAGGGGCCGCCTATCGCGCGTGAAATGCTGCAAAAGCGCGGCGCGCCCCTGGATTGGATCGAGCGGATAAGCTATCTGGTGGGACATCACCATACCTATCACGATGTGCAGGGGATGGATTACCAGATTTTGCTGGAGGCTGACTTTTTGGTCAATATCGAGGAGGGCGGCATGCCGTTAAACGATAAGATGCGCAGCCTTTTTAAAACGCAGGCGGGCAAAGCGCTGCTGCGCGACCTGTTTGGCGGATGA
- a CDS encoding FtsX-like permease family protein, producing the protein MAKGFFAKMAWSNLKRNRSSYMPYLIATVITVAIYFIIVTMMDTPGLRNVPGGPTLQTMFMIGETVLVVFCVIFMVYLNSFLIKRRKKEFGLYAILGLEKRHVGRMMLWESLMLNGGAIVIGTVAGLIFGKLIFMMLMGLLNVSPDSEFIVPAEAFIKTGALFLVIFVFTSLYNLFKVRLANPIDLLTGEQQGEKRFRTAIPLAIIGAALLGWAYYTALSVRNASDAFIGFMFAVIAVILATYMLFTAGSYLLLRILRRNKRLYYKPNNFVAISGMMHRMRQNAAGLASICILSTMVLVTITTSVSLYAGQEQMLKVLYPNDLTLSMNEEVYAQRIDTLKEQIRETAAQNGVTIESMYATHTLNMTRRLEGDQLTQPGTIDYTDPSRMDVAFLTAGQYNELTGDQLELEAQETVVITNAPLGGVQSLTINGHTLQIAQAVCDSPLVDGKNSEEKNALYLVVRDWETAQEISGYKEDNDDSPSWENCTMVVNYTGEQDQMNAFAAAVDGLRKLDGDVIYHVNDINTNRLDIYGVSGGLLFIGAFFTILFLMATVLIIYFKQISEGFEDKARFEILQKVGMDDRAVKRSINKQILLVFFLPLVGALLHTGMAANMIIKMLEMFSLYDVGLTLGCMGIACVAFSLVYVLVYQLTAKVYYRTVKW; encoded by the coding sequence TTGGCTAAAGGCTTTTTCGCGAAGATGGCCTGGAGCAACTTAAAGCGCAACCGCTCGTCCTATATGCCGTATTTGATCGCCACGGTGATCACGGTGGCCATCTACTTTATCATCGTCACCATGATGGATACACCAGGGCTGCGCAACGTGCCAGGCGGGCCTACCTTGCAGACCATGTTTATGATCGGGGAGACCGTGCTGGTCGTCTTTTGCGTGATCTTTATGGTCTACCTGAACAGCTTTTTGATCAAGCGGCGCAAAAAAGAATTTGGGCTTTACGCTATCCTGGGCCTTGAAAAGCGCCACGTGGGCAGGATGATGCTCTGGGAGAGCCTGATGCTCAATGGCGGGGCGATCGTCATCGGCACGGTGGCGGGGCTGATCTTCGGCAAGCTGATCTTTATGATGCTGATGGGGCTGCTGAACGTCTCGCCGGACAGCGAGTTCATCGTTCCGGCCGAGGCCTTTATCAAGACCGGGGCGCTGTTTTTGGTCATCTTTGTCTTTACATCGCTCTATAACCTGTTCAAGGTGCGCCTGGCCAACCCTATCGACCTTTTGACCGGCGAACAGCAGGGCGAAAAGCGTTTCCGCACGGCGATCCCGCTGGCAATCATCGGGGCGGCGCTGCTTGGTTGGGCGTACTACACGGCCCTTTCGGTGCGCAACGCCTCGGATGCGTTTATCGGCTTTATGTTCGCGGTGATCGCCGTGATCCTGGCCACGTACATGCTCTTTACCGCGGGCAGCTACCTGCTGCTGCGCATCCTGCGGCGCAATAAGCGGCTTTACTATAAGCCCAACAACTTTGTAGCCATCTCCGGAATGATGCACCGCATGCGGCAAAATGCCGCCGGGCTGGCCTCTATCTGCATCCTTTCGACCATGGTGCTGGTCACCATCACCACCAGCGTATCCCTTTACGCTGGGCAGGAGCAGATGCTAAAGGTGCTCTATCCTAACGACCTGACCCTGTCCATGAATGAGGAGGTCTATGCCCAGCGCATCGATACGCTCAAAGAGCAGATTCGGGAAACGGCCGCGCAAAACGGCGTGACCATCGAGAGCATGTATGCCACGCATACCCTGAATATGACGCGCCGGCTGGAAGGGGATCAACTGACCCAGCCGGGAACCATTGATTATACCGACCCCAGCCGGATGGATGTGGCCTTTCTCACCGCCGGGCAGTATAACGAGCTGACGGGCGACCAGCTGGAGCTTGAGGCGCAGGAAACGGTCGTGATCACCAATGCGCCGCTTGGCGGCGTGCAGAGCCTGACGATTAACGGCCATACGCTGCAGATCGCTCAGGCGGTATGCGATTCGCCTCTGGTGGACGGCAAAAACAGCGAGGAGAAAAACGCCCTGTATCTGGTGGTGCGCGATTGGGAAACAGCCCAGGAGATCAGCGGGTATAAAGAGGATAACGATGATTCGCCCTCCTGGGAGAATTGTACTATGGTCGTCAATTACACGGGCGAGCAGGATCAAATGAACGCCTTTGCCGCAGCGGTAGATGGCCTGCGCAAGTTGGATGGCGATGTGATCTACCACGTAAACGACATCAACACCAACCGTTTGGACATCTACGGCGTATCCGGCGGGCTGCTGTTTATCGGCGCGTTTTTTACGATCCTGTTCCTGATGGCCACGGTGCTGATCATCTACTTCAAGCAGATATCCGAGGGCTTTGAGGATAAGGCGCGCTTTGAGATTCTCCAAAAGGTCGGCATGGATGACAGGGCGGTAAAGCGGTCGATCAACAAACAGATCCTGCTGGTCTTCTTCCTGCCGCTGGTGGGTGCGCTTCTGCACACCGGCATGGCGGCGAATATGATCATCAAGATGCTGGAGATGTTCTCGCTCTACGATGTAGGTTTGACGCTGGGCTGCATGGGGATTGCCTGCGTGGCGTTCTCGCTGGTCTACGTGCTGGTCTATCAGCTTACGGCAAAGGTCTATTACCGCACGGTCAAATGGTAA
- a CDS encoding ABC transporter ATP-binding protein, with product MELLEVKNLKKVYNTRFGAQQYTALSSVSFAIERGEYVAIMGASGSGKTTLLNIIASLDKPTSGDVLLEGKNLRQIKDRELSAFRRKNLGFVFQDFNLLDTFSIKDNILLPLVLSNVPYKEMEKRLEPIAKSLGLSQLLPKYPYEVSGGEKQRAAVARAVITQPKLVLADEPTGALDSKSSQRLLDIFEQLHDGGQTILMVTHSSMAASHASRVLFIKDGEVFSQLYRGEESNREFFDKIVANLSVLSDGGVDIG from the coding sequence ATGGAGCTTTTAGAAGTCAAAAACCTTAAAAAAGTATATAATACGCGCTTTGGTGCCCAGCAGTACACGGCGCTTTCCTCCGTCAGCTTTGCCATCGAGCGGGGGGAGTACGTGGCCATCATGGGCGCGTCCGGCTCGGGCAAGACCACGCTGCTCAACATCATCGCCTCGCTGGATAAGCCTACCAGCGGAGACGTGCTGCTGGAGGGGAAGAACCTGCGCCAGATCAAGGACCGGGAGCTTTCCGCCTTCCGCCGCAAGAATTTGGGTTTTGTCTTTCAGGATTTTAACCTGCTGGATACCTTTTCCATCAAGGATAATATCCTTTTGCCGCTGGTGCTGAGCAATGTGCCCTATAAAGAGATGGAAAAGCGACTCGAGCCCATTGCCAAGAGCCTGGGCTTAAGCCAGCTGCTGCCCAAGTACCCCTATGAGGTATCGGGCGGCGAAAAGCAGCGCGCCGCCGTGGCCCGCGCGGTGATCACCCAGCCCAAACTGGTGTTGGCGGACGAACCTACCGGCGCGCTGGACTCCAAATCCTCCCAGCGGCTGCTGGACATTTTTGAGCAGCTGCACGATGGGGGGCAGACGATCCTGATGGTCACCCACTCGTCCATGGCGGCCAGCCACGCTTCCCGGGTGCTGTTTATCAAGGATGGCGAGGTGTTCAGCCAGCTGTACCGCGGCGAGGAGAGCAACCGGGAGTTTTTTGACAAGATCGTGGCCAACCTGTCGGTACTCTCGGATGGGGGTGTGGACATTGGCTAA
- a CDS encoding sensor histidine kinase, giving the protein MIKQYLIYRRALILLYLAVMILFPGVQAICRVTLSPVLSVMQIITFFMVIFWIGDFLRFRGRHRQLEQIARQLSVQPYEFPQPRNLCEADDFMVIQGLYDKLRDSLQAVDEHHAEQEEIYTLWVHQIKTPIAALQLLEQSDLPFDDKARGLLRQELFKIEQYVEMALQYIKMEDLSTDLVVREYSLQEIVRASVKKYAPLFIYKKLTIEIEDFDTVVLTDSKWLSFIIEQLLSNAIKYTYAGGVSISCKKKMNGRPAELHIRDTGIGIKREDLQRVFEKGYTGYNGRVDKKASGIGLYLARKVAREMAHEVYLDSAVGEGTLAVVRFPLHDKADYE; this is encoded by the coding sequence ATGATTAAGCAATACCTGATCTACAGGCGGGCGCTGATCCTGCTCTATCTGGCGGTGATGATTCTCTTCCCGGGGGTGCAGGCGATCTGCCGGGTCACGCTTTCCCCGGTGCTGAGCGTGATGCAGATCATCACCTTTTTCATGGTCATTTTTTGGATAGGAGATTTTTTGCGCTTTCGCGGGCGTCACCGGCAACTCGAACAGATCGCGCGCCAGCTTTCTGTGCAACCGTACGAGTTTCCGCAGCCCCGCAACCTTTGCGAGGCGGACGATTTCATGGTGATCCAGGGATTGTACGATAAGCTGCGGGACAGCCTCCAGGCCGTGGATGAACACCATGCCGAGCAGGAGGAGATCTACACCCTTTGGGTACATCAGATCAAAACGCCTATCGCGGCGCTGCAACTGTTGGAGCAAAGCGACCTGCCCTTTGACGATAAGGCGCGGGGGCTGCTGCGCCAGGAGCTTTTTAAAATCGAGCAATATGTGGAGATGGCGCTGCAATACATTAAGATGGAGGACCTCTCCACCGACCTTGTGGTGCGGGAGTATTCTTTGCAGGAGATCGTGCGCGCCAGCGTGAAAAAGTACGCGCCGCTGTTTATCTATAAAAAACTTACTATCGAGATCGAGGACTTCGATACGGTGGTGTTGACCGATAGCAAATGGCTCTCCTTTATCATCGAGCAGCTGCTCTCTAACGCCATCAAGTATACCTATGCCGGGGGCGTATCGATCAGCTGCAAAAAGAAGATGAATGGCCGCCCGGCCGAGCTGCACATCCGGGATACCGGCATCGGCATCAAGCGCGAGGACCTGCAGCGCGTATTTGAAAAGGGCTATACCGGCTACAACGGGCGGGTGGATAAAAAGGCCAGCGGCATCGGGCTGTATCTGGCGCGCAAAGTGGCCCGGGAGATGGCCCACGAGGTCTATCTGGATTCGGCCGTGGGGGAGGGGACGCTGGCGGTGGTGCGCTTTCCCCTGCACGATAAGGCTGATTATGAGTAA
- a CDS encoding response regulator transcription factor, with protein sequence MNDYRILVVEDELTIAALLCEGLSKWGFDAQYTTDFEHVLATVARENPHLVLLDISLPFYNGYYWCGEIRKVSKVPIVFISSRTENMDIVLAMNMGGDDFITKPFELEIVVAKVQAVLRRAYDYQPESSHIAFCGAVLNLGEAAVYYGGEKIELTRNEFKILQTLLEHKGGVVAREELMQKLWDSDSFVDDNTLTVNVNRLRKKLEAAGLADCIETKKGLGYRIDD encoded by the coding sequence ATGAACGACTATCGGATCCTGGTGGTGGAGGACGAGCTGACCATCGCCGCGCTGCTTTGCGAGGGCCTCTCAAAATGGGGATTTGATGCGCAGTACACCACGGATTTTGAGCACGTGCTGGCTACCGTGGCCCGGGAAAATCCCCACCTGGTACTGCTGGATATCTCCCTGCCCTTTTATAACGGTTATTACTGGTGCGGGGAGATCCGCAAGGTCTCCAAGGTGCCCATCGTTTTTATCTCCTCGCGTACGGAAAATATGGATATCGTGCTGGCGATGAATATGGGCGGGGATGATTTTATCACCAAACCCTTTGAACTGGAAATCGTGGTGGCTAAGGTGCAGGCCGTCCTGCGCCGGGCTTACGATTATCAGCCCGAGAGCTCGCATATCGCCTTTTGCGGCGCGGTGCTGAACCTGGGGGAGGCGGCGGTGTATTATGGGGGCGAAAAGATCGAACTGACCCGAAACGAATTTAAGATTCTCCAAACGCTGCTGGAGCATAAGGGCGGCGTGGTCGCCCGGGAGGAGCTGATGCAAAAACTGTGGGACAGCGATAGCTTTGTAGATGACAACACCCTGACGGTGAACGTCAACCGCCTGCGCAAAAAGCTGGAGGCTGCGGGCCTGGCCGACTGCATCGAAACCAAAAAGGGATTGGGGTACCGGATCGATGATTAA
- a CDS encoding GNAT family N-acetyltransferase yields the protein MLRDWMLEDAPQLMRLADNPKVGRYLRDFFPSPYRLEDANHYIALCLAHRDAGQLNYAIEVDGLLAGSISVLGQSDIHRKSAEIGYWLGEPFWGRGVMPRAVERICQEAFARLDVVRIYAEVFAPNKASARVLEKSGFYLEAVLKNSLCKGERLYDGLIYARMREGAKG from the coding sequence ATGCTGAGAGATTGGATGTTGGAGGATGCGCCGCAGCTGATGCGCTTGGCGGATAACCCCAAAGTCGGGCGGTACCTGCGGGACTTTTTCCCCTCGCCTTACCGCCTGGAGGATGCGAACCACTATATCGCCCTTTGCCTGGCGCACCGGGACGCGGGGCAGCTGAACTACGCCATTGAGGTAGACGGGCTTTTGGCCGGCAGCATCTCGGTACTGGGGCAGAGCGATATCCACCGCAAAAGCGCGGAGATCGGCTACTGGCTGGGCGAGCCGTTTTGGGGCCGGGGCGTGATGCCCCGGGCGGTGGAGCGGATCTGCCAGGAGGCGTTTGCGCGTTTAGACGTGGTACGAATCTATGCCGAGGTGTTTGCCCCCAACAAGGCATCGGCCCGGGTGCTTGAAAAGAGCGGATTTTATCTGGAGGCTGTGCTGAAAAACAGCCTTTGCAAGGGTGAAAGGCTGTATGACGGCCTGATTTACGCGCGCATGCGGGAAGGAGCAAAGGGATGA
- a CDS encoding DegV family protein: MGTIALVTDSACDVSPQLQERYHLDIMSFSITVDGKSYVEREDFTADEYYAMLREAQGLPATAHITPFRFLEKFMAYDDQGTEDLILVTICSKGSATNDAAQVARTQFAEERPQSKMRIHIVDSYTYSMAYGEVLCQAGQMVIDGEAAETILEFLEDAFARREVVLAAYSLKFIKQSGRVSAAAAIAGEVLGVRPIITLIDGESKVVSKVRGIGKVLPATMEIVKKRIEPGTSYMVGITDMLDEQETREICTNVMGYPPKGFFKLGSAVSTNTGPDAVGIVFSGQKRAR, translated from the coding sequence TTGGGTACAATTGCGTTGGTAACCGATTCGGCCTGCGATGTTTCCCCGCAGCTGCAAGAGCGTTATCATTTAGATATCATGAGCTTTTCGATCACGGTGGATGGAAAAAGCTACGTTGAAAGGGAAGATTTTACGGCGGATGAATATTACGCCATGCTGCGCGAGGCCCAGGGGTTGCCGGCCACGGCGCACATTACCCCTTTCCGCTTTCTGGAAAAATTTATGGCGTATGACGACCAGGGGACAGAGGACCTGATCCTGGTCACCATCTGCTCTAAAGGCTCCGCCACGAATGATGCGGCGCAGGTGGCGCGCACCCAATTTGCCGAGGAACGGCCCCAGAGCAAGATGCGCATCCATATCGTGGATAGCTATACGTATTCAATGGCCTATGGCGAGGTGCTCTGCCAGGCGGGACAGATGGTGATAGACGGCGAAGCGGCCGAAACGATTCTTGAATTTCTGGAGGATGCTTTTGCAAGGCGCGAGGTCGTGCTGGCGGCTTATTCGCTTAAATTCATCAAACAGTCCGGGCGGGTCTCGGCGGCGGCGGCCATCGCGGGCGAGGTACTGGGCGTGCGGCCGATCATCACCCTGATCGACGGGGAAAGCAAGGTGGTTTCCAAGGTACGGGGCATTGGCAAGGTGCTGCCCGCCACCATGGAGATCGTCAAAAAGCGGATCGAGCCGGGCACAAGCTATATGGTGGGTATCACCGATATGCTGGACGAACAGGAGACCCGCGAAATCTGCACCAACGTGATGGGCTATCCGCCCAAGGGCTTTTTCAAACTGGGCAGCGCCGTCAGCACCAATACCGGCCCGGATGCGGTGGGCATCGTATTTTCCGGCCAGAAGCGGGCACGCTGA